Genomic DNA from Candidatus Paceibacterota bacterium:
AAAAACTGCCATTGGAAGAATCAAGATCAGCGCGAGAAAAATAAAAAACTTTGTTGTAGATTTAATACCCGCCATAAAATTTGTAATTGATAAAAATCACCCAGCCCTGTCTCGTTAGAAGCAAAACACTATACGACTTATTCGTTTTATCATTAGACTTCTAACAGAATTATGAGGCAGTGGCTGTAATGGTCACGTCAACGCTTTGCTGGGTAAATACGGTCGAAGGATTCGGGGTATTAATCTGCAAATTCAAGCTCGCTGTCTCGCTCGACGCTATGCCAGTGGCAAGGCTTTGATTGGAAGTCGTGAGTGCAGTGCCATCCGAAAAAGTAGCGCAAGCGCCATTCTTGAACTTTTGCACATATTGATCGCTGCCCGCTGTGGCTGCCAGTGTCCAATTACTGGAATCCTGCCCCTTGATAGCAAAGTCTTCGTTTACGTTGCCATTATTGGTAACAGTTTGCAGGTCGTTCAACTGTCCGGTACAGGTATCCTGTGTGGTATTCTGCCCAAGTGTCCCATAAGCGACACTACCATCAGAAACAGAAACCGAAATATTCTGCACTGTCACCGTAGCCGCAACTGTCGCCGTTGTGGATGCAAAAGCCACCGAATATGCGACAAGCATACCCGCTAAACTCAAGATGCCGCTTGTAGTAATGAATTTCCTTATGTTAATTTTGGTTGTCATACCCAATGATAAATATTAATTGATTTTAATTAATTCTGGTTCGACCTATTCATAGTATATCACATAATCAAGTGGTATCCACAAATCTATTATTGTGTGGCCTGAATAATTACATCGGCAGATTGCGAGGTGTAACAGTTCGTCGCCGTTGGTACTGTAATACGCAAATCAGTATTTTGTGTGCTATTAGCTACAACACCCGTAACTAAGGTTTGGTAGCTTGTTGTAAGTGCCGTCCAACCTGTGCCGCCATTAGTGGAAAATTCGTGCTTATACTGCTCAGAACCAGTGCTGGTGGCAAGTGTCCACGGGCAAGCGGTGTTTTGTCCTTTTATATTGAAAGTTTCCGTTACATTGCCATCATTTTTGGCAACTGGGGTAGTGCCAAGCTGGATTGTACTTTTGCTGGTGCCAGCCGGCAGAGCGCCATAACTAATCGTTCCGTTGCTAGAGATTGTAACAGAAACAACTGCTGCTAAGGTAGTAAAAGTATTGCAGGTCGATGAATCAGTAAAAGTGCCTAATCCGTCAGGGTCTTTAGCTGACACTTTCCACCAATATTGGGTACTGTAAGACAAGGCATCGGCCGACTGCAAAGCAAAGCTTCCTTGTGTGCCGGAATTATAACAGGAAGTTGGGTTACTGGTGCAATTGGCATCCGTGTCTGTCCAGCCGGTGGAATTCGTAGATTGGTCATGCGCACTCCCAACAATAGAAGTGCAGCCACTGTTAGAATAAATCGTTACTTTATAGCTAAGATGATCTGGATCAGGATCAGTCGCGGTCATTGTAAAAGTCGGAGTGGTTGAGACGCCCGTAGCATTATTGTTCGGTAATTCTTGTGATGGCACATTCGGAGCTATATTTGTGTTTTTCTTGGCATATACCACATTAAAATACTGCGGCATATTGTCTGTTCCGCTATTAAAAGATGCTGTAAGTGTATGTGTATGGGAAGATCCGGCAGCCGAAGTTCCACTTGTGACACTTCCACCAGATGTAGCGCTAGCCGCACCCGAAGATCCACTTGTTTCATTCGCGTGATTATGAGTCGTCGCCCCTTGCGACGTCCCATTATAACTCGTATATCCTCTAATAAATTGCTGATAAAACGGACCGCCGCTAGCCGACTTTACTGTCCAGCTTGAACCCGGATCGCCATCAAACATAGCTATTAAACCATTTGGCAAGGAAGCTGTGTTGGCATCAGCTTTTGCGATTATAACCTGAATATAGGGTGGCAAAGCATTCACACCCGCTGTTGCGGTTTGCGCCGGAGCTGTATGGGTATGATTTACATTAGCATCGGCATTGCTAGCCACGCCGCAACTACTGCTACTACCGCTTGAAGTTATAAGTGAGCTCCAAGTAAGAGAATGTGTGTGGCTATCCGAACCGCCCGCGCCAGCAGTAGAATTAATTCTTATCATTTTATTATTAACCGCGCTTGATTGATCAGTCCAACCAGCCGGAAGAGCCCCGTCAAAAATAGCAATCGCGCCAGCAGGAATAGAAACAGGAATACCCGCATCATATTGAATGAGTTTATAACTATAAAAAGCCGGAAGGTTATCGGCAGAACCAACAGTTACCGAAAGAGACGCGTGGCTATGGCCATAAGTAGAACAAGTACTAAACAAAGCCGTAGCCTGTCCAGTAGAAGGAGTACTATAGGTAACATTAGATACTGTGGGAGTATGAGAGCTATTCCCACCACTCACGCCAAAATTAGCCACCGCTTCTCCACGAGGAAATTTTCCATCAAAAGTAGTTACCACGCTCCATCCGCTAGGAGCGTCTGCTCCATCCCAAAAAAGAAGCATTTTAGCTCCAGCGGCTTCTGCTTGTTCTGTTTGCGGCGGCACTCGGGGATTCTGCCAAATCGGCGACCAACCAGAAAAAACCCATCCCACAATGAGAATAAAAACAAAAAGAAATTGAAATATTTTTTTACTCAGCATTTTTGACATTAAAAATGCGATTAATCTTATTAAAATATTTTCTTTTAAAATAGGCAAAAACTACGAATAATCCAACTACTACAAGCAGAATAAATATAAACATATATACTAACTATAGTATGTAGAATCAAAGTTGGCAATACTCTCAAACAAAGTTTATGTTTAGGAACAACCAAAAAGATGCCCGTTTGTTTAGAGCATCTTTTTGGTTAAACTATTCTTAAAATCTTTATGAATTAACTGCGAACTTCCTCACCAAGCTTGTTGATGAATCGTGCAGCTGCATCCTTGCCACCCAAACCGAAAGCCAAGGCACCACCCAAAGCCAACATTGCGATTATTCCTGAGAAAAGGATACTCATATAGTCTCCGAGTCCTAGTTTGCCAAGCGCGATAATGATAGCAAATACCCAGACAGCATACTTCGCAACAGTAGCGAACATATTAGCTGCTTTCAAACCCATAGCTTTTGCTGTAGCCAACACTGCCTTTGAAAGACCTTCAGAAACAACTGCAGCAATAATCAAAACAAAAGCGGCAATTACAACCTGAGGCAAGAATCCAAGCACAGTACCCCCTAAGAAAGAAGAGACGTCACTCAAGCCAACTAGATTAAGGGAAGGAAGAAGGAAAACGATTATTACAAACCATCTTACTACTTGTCCTATAAAATATCCGGAATTAAGATTTACTCCAGCTTTTTTTAAGAAATTATCTGCTCCAATAGTCTTAAAAAGACTATCTATCTTTAGACTGCTAAATACTTGTTCGATAGCTTTTGCAATCAAAGAACCCAAAAACCAACCTATTACAAAAAACACAATTGCGACCACAAGTCTAGGAGCAAACTGTACGAAACCAAACCATAAACCTTGAAGGGATGCATTAAAAACATCACCCCATGAAAGCCAAATGTTACTCATAAATTTATAATTTCCACTAAAGTGGATCAGCTTTTTATTGCTGAAATTACTAATAATAATGCTTTATTAAGTTTCGACCTTATTAAAGTCCTACTCAATATTATAACAGTTTTAAATTTTTCATTAAGCCTTGCAAATCAACTGTGTGGATAACTCCCACACTTATCTTAAAGATGCTCCGAAGGAGCTTTGTTTACAACGTCTTTAAGATAAGTGTGGGAGATAACTCTTTTGCCTGCAAAACCACCTCGTGAGGGTAGTCTAAAATATCCCGAATCAATTTATCATACATATTCAGCCTATAAATAAACTCTTTTGTGTCAAAGAGAGCATAAACGAGCTCGGTTCCTATTTCTGCTTCAATTTTCTTAATTCCCTCTTCTATTTTGCTTCTTTTCATCTTATCTCCGACGATAAGTATGTCTACCCGGCTGTCGTCATTTTTTATAAAAATCCCGGAAATGATTATAAGTTTGGTTTTACCAACTTTTTTAAAATTATTTAAAATGGTTTGCTTGTTTAAAGTATCTAAATTAAGCAATAAATTTTTAAACTCTTCACCATATTTAAATTGAGTATTGAAATACCACTCCGGAGAAGTAGCGGAACGTTTTTTAATAAAACCAACCGAGGAGAGAAGCCTGAGTTCCTTGCGAGCAACACTTTGGCCTACTCTGCTTCTTTTTGCCACCTCTTTATTGCTGAAACCCTTGCTCCTATTTAGTAAAAAAAGCCGCATTATTTTCACGCGTGCCGAACTGCCTAATATCTTTGCTAGAATTTCCATCTAGATATTTTAATACTTTTTTAATAAAAAACAAGCAAAAAATTGCTAGGCAAGACCTAGCAATTTTTAAAAACTTTCCTTATTTTTACTTATTTTCTAATTTAGTAAGTCACTGTGAAATAAACCACGTTCGAAATTCCATTTGTATTAGTGACAAAAATAGGATAAGTACCAGGAATAATTTGATACTGAGGGATAACACAGGCTGGAGTAGAATAAAGACAAGCTGAATTCGTATACGTGGGAACGGTGAAGGTCATGCTGGTATTATTGGAAGAATACGCATTTGGAATTATGCTCATACCGAAATTAATCGCATTATTGGAAGCATAATTATTATTAAAACCTGTGCCATATATCGTGACTTGAGTTCCGACTCGCCCAGAAGAAGTTGAAATTGAAGAAATAAAAGGAGGAGTAGAACTTGTATATCCACCCACTACAACACTCAAACTAGAACTAGCACTTTGTCCACTGCTGTTTGTTACAGTAAATGTCGGATTATATGTTCCTGCCTGCATATAAGTATGGGTAAATGTCGCACTTTGCTGAGGAGGATAAATATAAGAACTATTTACTCCATATACATAAATCGGCTGATCTCCCCAATTGACTGAGTAAGTAAGATTTCCACTATATAAATTAGAATTAGAAACTCTTACTGTCCAAGTTCCCATTTGATTTACATTTAATGATTGTGGTCCACTAATTCCAGAGATAACCGGAACCTGATTGTAATAAGGATAAGTGTAAGGATATTGAGATGTTGCACCAGAGCAAAGCTGCCCAGTAATAATATTGAATGGACCGTCCGAAGTGCAACCATAACTATAATTAGAATAACCATACTGCGAACCAGAACAAAGCTGTCCGGTAATGATATTGTATGGCCCAGCTGAAGTACAGCCATAACCGTAGTTGGAATAATCATACGAAGATACACTGCAAAGCTGTCCTGTCGTTATACTATATAGAGCATTCCCAATACAGCCAGAATCATAAGCGTCCGCCAATTTAGTATTAAAACTTAAAAGACCTATTAAAATTAGGAATAAAGTAAATATAGATAAATATAATGTATATTTCTTCATATTTCTGATTATAAAGCTTCTGACATTAATTTACTATTAATTTATCCACAAGGTAGTAGAGCACAGCTCACTACCCTGCAGGCACTAAAAAAAGGAAGCCTTGCTTCCTTTTTTAGTGCTAGACCTTGCCTAGATATTATTTTGAGACTATTTAAGCTCGACTTTGGCCACACATAAATTCTTGCTAGAATTTTGTGCAGCCCCCGCCTCAGCGCCGTCGCGCTTCCGGCCGAAAAGTCGAGTATTTTTATTTAAGCTCGACTTTTCCTCCTGCGTCTTCAATCTTTTTCTTTAGATCTTCAGCTTCCGCTTTCTTCATTCCATCTTTCAAGTTTGAAGGAGCAGCATCTACCAAATCTTTAGCGTCTTTAAGTCCGAGACCCAATGCTTCTTTGACGACTTTCATCACAGCAATTTTCTGTTCACCAGCGGAGGCAAGAACAACGCTGAATGAGTCTTTCTCTTCGACTGCTTCTGCGGCAGCAGCAGGACCAGCGACTGCGACAGCTGCAGCTGATACTCCAAACTTTTCCTCGATTGCCTTCACCAAGTCATTGAGTTCCAAGACTGATGCGCTCTCGAGATCTTTCATAAATGAATCAAATTTTGACATATGTTTTAAAAGTTTTAATTAATAAATTAATAATACTATCTTTTCTTCGCTACTTCGTTCACAGCCAGAGCCAAGCGTTGCATAGGAGATTTGAGCAAGAATGCAATCTTGGAAAGTAAGACTTCCCTGCTAGGTATCGTGGCAAGTTCCATCATGTAGGAACTATCGACAAATTTACCTCCAAAAATACCTCCCAAAATACTAACTGCTCCTTTGTGAGTTTTTTGAAAATTATATACTTCACGCGGTGAGGAAATAGCATCCTTGGAGTAAGCGATAGCGACTTCTCCGGCAAGCTCTGGGATCTCTCCTTCCGCTTTGCCTTTGAGTGCGCGAGCGAGCAACGTTTTTCTAGAAACTTTGTAATTTACTCCTTGATCTCGGAGGCTCTTTCGAAGCATCGTTTCATCGCTCACTTTCAAACCATGGAAATTGACAAAGACTAAGGATTCAGAGTTTTTTATTACTCCTTCCAAATCCTTGATCATTTCCTCTTTTTTTGTTTTTTGTAACATTGTTTTTTATAAATTAAAAAAACGGCTTTTGGCCGCAAGATTTATCCTGAAACCCATTTAGGTTGAAGGACTATCGACCCACTAAACAGGACTTATTGTTCGCCTGTTTTCTCTGCGGTTTACCCAAACACTTATATTTAAGTGTGGGGATATCATCAATATACCATATAGCTTTTATTTTGCAACCTGAACTTGATCGTCCGTGTCCGTCGCCTGCACTGCCTGTTCGCCAAAATAATCCGTAGCCAAAAGGACAATAATCCCAAGAATTATCATTGATGCAAAAATCGTCAAAACCTTAAAAAAATGCTTGGTAACCATAGGTCAATTATACCCCTAAGGCGTTTTTTTTCAAAGTCAACTCCAGGCAGTTTCCCCTATCACTGACTAATTAGAGGAGTATTATTTAAAATTCTTAACCACAAGAGGGCTGTAGGTAAATTTTTCTGGTATAGTTGTCGGAATCTCTAAATTTTTAGCTACAGACCTCCAATTAAAAGATAAAGAATTATCTAGTTTACATTTTTTAATATAAGTATTTAGATACTCTTGTTTTGTTTTTTTCTTTTCTTTACATTTAGAAACAATTTCCCAATAAGTAAAAGGATACTGTTTCTTTAATTCGTTAACATCGCTATTGGTAAATTTAACAAGTTTACCTTTTTCGGAAAGTTTAATAAGACCAATTAAATTTGCCGAGGATTGACTTTGATTTTTTACTTCCACATTTACTTCTTGGTTAATACCCAATTCAGAAATTTGTCGCATCCCTTTAAACCATTCTTTGCGTACTTCTGTAAGAGCATTATCAAATGAATTCTTAATATTTAAAGTATTACCAGGTCTACTTTTTGCGCCTCTCCTAAAATATACAGTTCCTTCAGCAAAAACAGATTTAAATTTTTTACCATCATTTATCTGAACACCATTTTTAGAAAAAACATAAGGAATTGAGGTACCGTAAATATATATTCCTGCAACTATTTTATTCCATCTTTTGAGTTCGATTACTTCAAACTCTGTAAAATCAACATCGACATACTTAGAAATTTTCTCACTAATAAAGGCTGGGTCTAGTTTGAGAATTATATCTTTATTAAAACCATTTGAAGATCCTCCATCATCTACACCAAATACAATTATTCCTCCGCCAGTGTTTGCCATTGCAATAACGTCTTTGGTGAGTTCGCACCAATCTCGTGTAGAAGTAACATCCAACCCAGATTTAAAGTCTAGAAATTTATTCTCTTTTTTTGATCTCTTTGCATACTCAATGATTTTCTCCTTAATCATAAAATGATTTATATTAACTCAAATTATCATGGTGTTTAGTAGGTTTTTTGTATTGGTATATTTTATTACAACCACTGAGCAACACCCCCATGGTGTGAACAAGTTCCTCTACGATTTTGGCTAAAACTATATGTGCCGTCACGACATTGAGCAGAAGCCCCCACTGGAACAGAATTGGAATTTGTTGGATATGCTGGCGAGTGAACAGTATTTCCATTTACATTTGTATAGTAGTTATTATTTGAAAGTGGGTTGGAGTCAGTACTGGTTGTGGTTTGAGTTTTTAATTGAGGAACACTTAAATTATTTAACGAATTTGTTGATTGATATGCAGGGGCATCAAACCCATAGGAAGGGATAGTTGTTGATTCGGATTTTGTCTGACTATTAAAATTATTATTTGATCCTATAACTAGAATTAACCCAAAAATAGCAAGCGGTATTAAATATCTTTTTTTCTTATACCAAGATTTTTGGTTGGAATTATTTTGTTCCATTTGTCTTACTATTTTACCACAAAATAATTAATTTTACAATCCCCCATAAGGGGATATTATTACAATTTGGTATAGAAAATTCCTCTTCCTTTTCCATTTTGTTTTATTTTATTTTCTTTTTTTAATGCATTTAAATAATCAAGTGCTACAGATCGTGAAACACTTAAAATCTCTCTAACATCATCATTTGTTATTTTTTTATTTTTTATAAAAAGTGTCATAATTTTCTCCATTTTCTTTTTCTTTTTTGTTTGTATCGCAAATCGTGCCTTGATAAGAAGTTCTTTTGCTTTTAACATGTTGGCTTTAAAAGATTCAATCAATAAAATATCTTTAGGAGTAGGAATATTATCTGCCTTTGGAATTTCTGCCTGTATTGTGGAATTATTTTCTATTTGAGTAGGTTTTTCAGGTTGTATTTTTATTTCATTTTTTGTATTGATAGGAGTTTCTACTTGTATAATTGGCTCATTTTTTATTTCTACAGGAGCTGGAACGACAACGTTTGAGATAGGTTCAGTTTTATTCTCTGTGGGTTCTACTTCTACAGAAAGAGAAGTGATCTCTTGTGGTTTAGTTTCTGGAGATTCTGTTGTTTTAATTTCTTCTACTGGAATAGAAATGGGATCAATAATTTCAGAAGGAATATCTGTTTGTTTAGAATCCGAAACAGTAATATTTTCATCAATAGGCTCCGTTTTATTTTCTATCGAATTTACTTCAGCAACAGAAGGGGCAGCCTCTTGTGGTTTGGCTTCTATAACTTCTGATGATTTTGTTTCTTCTGTCGGAATAGAAACAGGGTTCGGGATAGAAACAGGGTTAAGAATTTCGGGAGGATTATTTGTTTGTTCCAAATTTATTGTAGTGGTCTGCTTTTTTTCGTCTTTTGGTAAATCTTTTGTTTGTACTATTTCATCAGACATATTTTTTTAATGATACCCGTTTATGAGGAGGAAAATAATTAAAATGATTAGGACGATGACACCACCATGCCAAGAATCCCAGTGATGATATATATCTCTTTTTTTTAAAAAACTAGAAAACTTCTTATTGATTTCAAAAAAGATCAGAACTGGTAAAATAGCTATCATCCACCAAATTTTAAAAAGAAGTTCAAACATACTAAAATTTTAAGAAACCTTTAATCAGAAGCTAATTTAAGTCCAACTTTTTCAGCAATTTGTTTTATCCATTCTTCGTGCCTATTTATTTGATGTTTTATAGCAGCATACTCTAATGTTAAATCTCCTATTGATTTTGCAATAGAATCATTAGAAATAATAATACCCTGAACAAGTTCTTTTAAATCTCCTAAATCACTTCTAATTTCCTCAACATCTTTTTTTGATGCAAGGACAGAAGTGAGCTTGTTTATATCTTGATCATTTAACATATTTAGATTATATCAAACAGTATTTTTTACGCAACACACAAAAAACCCGCTTTTAGCGGGTTTTTTGTTAATAAACTTTTTAAATTAAGTTAAATTAGTTAGCCTCAGCGTTCATCTTTGCTTTTGTTTTTGCTCCGATGAGACCATCTGCTACTAGATCATGCTCTTTTTGCCATTGCTTGATCACTTTAATAGTCTTTGGACCTAATTTGCCATCTACTACTAAGCCAAGATTCAATGTAGCATTCAAGAATCTCTGAAGTTCCATAACAGCTTCCCCTCTACTTCCATTCTTCAAGGTTTTATTTCCGAAGTTGTAAGTAACTTTTGCTTCAGCAACAACAGTATTCTGGCAAAGTTCACCTGTAGATGTGTTGTATTTATTTCCACCAGAGCAACCTGGAGACATCGTAGTTTCAGTAATTTCTGGAGTAATTTGAATTGCTACAGGTACAGGACTCTGCGCAACGGTTGAAGTGGTTGATCCTCCAGTTGTCGTAATAGTAGGACCTGTAGAAGAAGAACTATCTGTTACGGTTATGTAATGATTTACTCCAGAAGTAAAATAGGTATCAGATACATAATTTGCTCCTGTGGTTCCAACTGCTCCCCACTTACCGGCACCTTGAAGAGTTGTTCCAAAGTATAGATTGTAGGCAGTAGCGAGGTTGTCAACTAATGTAACCGTAGCTGTACCACCACCATTAATAGTCAAATTGTTATTAATAACAAGACTGGCTGGAAATGTTTTTATACCAGTGCCAGCTACCGCAAGGTTGTAATAAGGTCCTGCATGAATAGTCTGAGCACCTGTGCTGTAATTAATTGTACCAGCAGAGCCTGCTGTCAATGTTGTAATGTTAGCAGCGGCAGCTCCTGTTCCAGCAAGATTTAATGTTCCGGTGTTTGTAAGCGCTGTTAATGTACCACCAAAGGTAGTGATAGTCATCGTACCAGAGTTTACAATTGAACCAGTACTTGTTGCTATACTAGCGATAGCCACAGTTCCAGCATTTGTTAATGCACCTGTACTTGTTACCGCTAAGGATGCAGGAGTTAAAGTATAAGCAGCGGCATTGGTCATAGAAGTTCCTGAACCAATGGTTAAGATAGCAGTTGTAATACTAGAAGTAGTTGTCCAAGTAACAGTTCCACTTAAAATAATTTCATCTGTTACTGTAGTTACAGCACAAGTCACAGCTCCACTGCCAGTAAAACCTAAAGTATCATAAGTTGTAACCTTACAATTTGGCGCAGCTGCTGTGTAATTTACAACGTTTCCTGTTGCTGTCGCAGTCAAAGTTGTGATAGTTGGCGCTGTTGCAAAACCAATATTTAATGTACCAGTAGCACTGTTTGTAAGAGAACCAGCTCCAGAAAGTGCAGTAGAAACAGTCAAGGTTCCGTTATTTGTAGCTGTTCCTATGATAGAAGTTGTCGGAGAAATAAGCGTACCACCACCAGTAGCTATCGTTAACACACCTCCACTTTGAACAGTTACTCCAGTAGTAGTCGTCAAGGTAAATGCTCCTACAGCTAAAGTTCCCGTAACATCTAC
This window encodes:
- a CDS encoding ATP-binding protein → MIKEKIIEYAKRSKKENKFLDFKSGLDVTSTRDWCELTKDVIAMANTGGGIIVFGVDDGGSSNGFNKDIILKLDPAFISEKISKYVDVDFTEFEVIELKRWNKIVAGIYIYGTSIPYVFSKNGVQINDGKKFKSVFAEGTVYFRRGAKSRPGNTLNIKNSFDNALTEVRKEWFKGMRQISELGINQEVNVEVKNQSQSSANLIGLIKLSEKGKLVKFTNSDVNELKKQYPFTYWEIVSKCKEKKKTKQEYLNTYIKKCKLDNSLSFNWRSVAKNLEIPTTIPEKFTYSPLVVKNFK
- the rplL gene encoding 50S ribosomal protein L7/L12 yields the protein MSKFDSFMKDLESASVLELNDLVKAIEEKFGVSAAAVAVAGPAAAAEAVEEKDSFSVVLASAGEQKIAVMKVVKEALGLGLKDAKDLVDAAPSNLKDGMKKAEAEDLKKKIEDAGGKVELK
- a CDS encoding IPT/TIG domain-containing protein, producing the protein MKKYTLYLSIFTLFLILIGLLSFNTKLADAYDSGCIGNALYSITTGQLCSVSSYDYSNYGYGCTSAGPYNIITGQLCSGSQYGYSNYSYGCTSDGPFNIITGQLCSGATSQYPYTYPYYNQVPVISGISGPQSLNVNQMGTWTVRVSNSNLYSGNLTYSVNWGDQPIYVYGVNSSYIYPPQQSATFTHTYMQAGTYNPTFTVTNSSGQSASSSLSVVVGGYTSSTPPFISSISTSSGRVGTQVTIYGTGFNNNYASNNAINFGMSIIPNAYSSNNTSMTFTVPTYTNSACLYSTPACVIPQYQIIPGTYPIFVTNTNGISNVVYFTVTY
- the rplJ gene encoding 50S ribosomal protein L10; translated protein: MLQKTKKEEMIKDLEGVIKNSESLVFVNFHGLKVSDETMLRKSLRDQGVNYKVSRKTLLARALKGKAEGEIPELAGEVAIAYSKDAISSPREVYNFQKTHKGAVSILGGIFGGKFVDSSYMMELATIPSREVLLSKIAFLLKSPMQRLALAVNEVAKKR
- a CDS encoding DUF3761 domain-containing protein encodes the protein MEQNNSNQKSWYKKKRYLIPLAIFGLILVIGSNNNFNSQTKSESTTIPSYGFDAPAYQSTNSLNNLSVPQLKTQTTTSTDSNPLSNNNYYTNVNGNTVHSPAYPTNSNSVPVGASAQCRDGTYSFSQNRRGTCSHHGGVAQWL
- a CDS encoding peptidoglycan-binding domain-containing protein; protein product: MKLNLKNVLFSVGIFVFAFVMFTGKADAAAITAAQTGAWADTATWTGGVVPVAGDTVTIPTGMTVTVGATAAAASVDVTGTLAVGAFTLTTTTGVTVQSGGVLTIATGGGTLISPTTSIIGTATNNGTLTVSTALSGAGSLTNSATGTLNIGFATAPTITTLTATATGNVVNYTAAAPNCKVTTYDTLGFTGSGAVTCAVTTVTDEIILSGTVTWTTTSSITTAILTIGSGTSMTNAAAYTLTPASLAVTSTGALTNAGTVAIASIATSTGSIVNSGTMTITTFGGTLTALTNTGTLNLAGTGAAAANITTLTAGSAGTINYSTGAQTIHAGPYYNLAVAGTGIKTFPASLVINNNLTINGGGTATVTLVDNLATAYNLYFGTTLQGAGKWGAVGTTGANYVSDTYFTSGVNHYITVTDSSSSTGPTITTTGGSTTSTVAQSPVPVAIQITPEITETTMSPGCSGGNKYNTSTGELCQNTVVAEAKVTYNFGNKTLKNGSRGEAVMELQRFLNATLNLGLVVDGKLGPKTIKVIKQWQKEHDLVADGLIGAKTKAKMNAEAN